TCTCTATCTTGTagaaaaagtgtttgaaaaaatactCAACTCCTCCAACCCAGGGCTGGCTGAAGCATGTTGGATTCTGAACAAGATCATCTCTCGGAAACACTACAAGTTTTTGGGTGAAATCTCAAATCCCGATCCAATGCAAACCGAGGTGTgcagtcatgtttttgtgtgcctGCATTAAATTACTCACTTCTCTGTGACATTATCTATTCTATTACGGTAATGATTACACTGTCAGGCAAATTCACAAAGAATGGACTGTGGCAACTGACAACACAATGAACTGCACATCACTTGCATCCTCTATCTGCCCCCTCTCAAGGTCCAATTGAAAAAAGATATTGCTCTAATGATATTACAATGCCAACACACCCATAAAGTTTTGCATCTGAGTgccatttaccttttttttttttacatctgattGCAATTATCTATGTGGCAAAGGATAAATGTTgttggcagagagaaaaagaaagctgaCACATTTAGACCATGAGCTACAGGTCTTGACCGATGAGATGTAGAGGCACTTATCAAAACTTCCAGCTAGAAATTTAAACGTGACAGAGAGATACTGTCTTGGGGATTTAATGCCATAGTCTGTCAGTGAGCTCCAGATAGCACCATTTCTCTTATGACACAAACAGTTGCTGACAATCAATGTAAGTGCGTGtggtttagtgtttttttttaatgtgtacaAATAGTACAGAAACACTAAGATGCTATTTGTTTGGAGGCACAGTCACAGGTGCATAACAATCTTTGCAGGTGCTTTGAGAATTTTATGGTTTCTTCTTGTCTTATTTGTGTGTCTTGATTTCTACACTCAAGATACCAAGTAGCTTACATTATAGAGTGGCAgccccatgtacaaagactGTGTCCTTGCTTTTACTGCATGGCATCCCAAACCCTCCTCGCCTTCACTCTAATACTGTCCTATCAAATTGGGCTCAAGCCATAAAAATGATTTCTACACTACAAGAAAGTTTATGGAAAAgctttgttttgataaaaatgctgttttagtGTGGAAAGAGCCAGAACAGTGaaacaaatgcttttaaaaatttaatcttCTAATGTGGATGCACTCTCAATGTGTCCCATCGAGATGGAATAAACCCCAAGTTTCTTGCCCCTCCCATTCCTTGATTTTTCTCCTCCCTTGCTAAGGATGTTTGGAAACAAGAATTGGCTGAGGCCCAACCTAACAAACTGAAACCAGGGGACTTTGAAGTTATGGTGAGTTTTAAGTCTATATACTTTGACTtcgctttttttaaaagcttgggTTTTGTTGATTGTCAGTTTATATGTAAGATGTTGCCATACTCTGTTGTGGCATTATTTACATGTGAACATTAAAACAGGCCTCTGTCTTACTCTTCTCTTTTAGTTCATTACTTTTGACTACGGAATGAAAGACGAGGACCCAATCTATAAGATGGATTTCTACGGGAAGGACAAccctgaaaaaacatccaagattttcaaagaaaatgtcagctaaaacaatgacagtaacaaaaaaaaaaccaaaataatagTTACTTGTTGATTTAGATTTTGTATATTTCTTCACATGGCAGCCTCTGTTATGTCATTATTCTTATATTTATGTTGCTATCATTTTGTCAGGTTTCCAAGCTTCTCCCAGTGCAGTTTTCTGAGCAGCTGATCCGGGTTTACAGCAGGAAATCAGATAAAAAGAGTTTGCCCATTGCCAAGGAGCACTTCGCCAGCTGGGCTCAAAGCAAATGCCGGTAATGCCAAAGGTAATATTTAGATCCACACTTTTAAATATTGACTCATTTTTTCAGCTCCAGCAGGGTTGGACATTGGCACTGGCCACCAGCAAAATGATGGCCGAATATACAAGTgcctgctagatttgcttcattCACCAGGCAAAAAACAATGGTATTCTATTAAGTGGCTAgtagagttttaaaaaaacagccacagtgaTTGAAATGGCTGCGTTGGCGCTGGAACAATCTTGAACAGCGTTCTGGCACATTTGATTAATAAGAAAATTGGCAGTTTCATACATAGTAATGCAAAGCAAGTTGTTTTTTCGTGTGCTGCAGCTTGGTGTTAAGATATTCACACAATAAATCAGATAGTATTGTCACCCCACGATCCCCCACAATCAAAACACACCCTTCTCATGCGTGTAGATGTCAATAAACTTGCGGTTGAAATCAGGCATTCAGTCAGCTGGTCAGCATCCAGCTAGCTACAAAAGGAGAGCAAGCATAAATGGAGGTGGTTTTCTGAAGTGGTAGGTAATTTCAAATGCAACTTTGCAAATAGAGCTTAgtaaatatcaccaaaaacacAAGCTGTTTTATGAGAGACTTGGCTCTCTGTCTTAGAAAAAGTTCATTTCGTCTGTATTTGTGCAGTTTCCTGAAAGCTTACGCAACTGAGCAGTGCCATCAGAGACAGTGGAGGCAGTGTGGCATGGTTTAAGTGTGATGCAAATGTAGGTGGTGTCATAATAGTGGAACTGAACAAATCGGTAttatagtaaaaaataattgtccATTCATATGTTGGGATGTATTTAATAGCTGCACAGACCATCATCTACAA
Above is a window of Plectropomus leopardus isolate mb unplaced genomic scaffold, YSFRI_Pleo_2.0 unplaced_scaffold5276, whole genome shotgun sequence DNA encoding:
- the LOC121939610 gene encoding deoxynucleoside triphosphate triphosphohydrolase SAMHD1-like isoform X1; protein product: MAEARQILNEIILENLPELLTATDTERSSEPTEDQIRQWKKTLRLEIASVEELNSSSEERENLHKTISENLPNILREKKPEIEDQISDWKVKMALENVPDEKVFEKILNSSNPGLAEACWILNKIISRKHYKFLGEISNPDPMQTEDVWKQELAEAQPNKLKPGDFEVMFITFDYGMKDEDPIYKMDFYGKDNPEKTSKIFKENVSKLLPVQFSEQLIRVYSRKSDKKSLPIAKEHFASWAQSKCR